The Nicotiana tomentosiformis chromosome 2, ASM39032v3, whole genome shotgun sequence genome includes the window GGATTATGATGATAAAGATCGCCAGGAATCCATAAAAATGCTAAAGAAAAGGACCTGCTCTATAGAAGTTTGCCCAGAAATGTTCTCTACAAGGTGTCCTACTGCATCTCTGCTCATGATATATGGAGGACCTTGGAGGCTAATTTTGGAGATAAAACCCTTAAAGTTGCATTAATGGCAATTGAAGAAAGCCAAACAGAAGAAGAAGTGATATGGATGATGGCCATGAGTGATTCAAAGATTGAAGATGAAACAAATCAGGTAAGTATCACTAacttgaaagaaaatattcatgATATGTCTAAAAATAGTTAGTGGCCATAATTGTGACCATGATGAGTGAGATGGACAAGATGAGTGCTGGAAATAATCAGTTAATAAGCAATCTTTCATGTGTTAAACTTGACCTCAAAGAACTTGAATCTGGCAAAGCTGATCTTGAAGGACATGTCAAAGACCTTAAGAACCAGGTTCTTGAGCTCACTTCTAAAAATGAGAAGTTACCTGATACGCATGGTAAAGGAAAAATGAGTGATCTTCAAGATAAGTTTGAAAAGGAACTAAAAGAGGTTAAAGAtaatctttgtgatgttgaatatAGGAATAAAGTATTGCAAGAAAATCTTGAAAAGGAAAAATATGAACTATCTAAGTAAGTGGCATAGATCCTCAGATGCACTAAACTGGCTAAATAAAAATTGCAGCACTAACAAATCTGGAATTTGCTATAGAAAACCTGTTCCCAAATTTGATCCAAAGTATATAGTAATTTCTCATAACAAGATGTGCACTCATTGTGGGAAAGTAGGTATCACGACCCGAATTTTCCACCTTcgaggccgtgatggcgcctaacatttcacttattaGGCAAGCCAGCATTAGAATATAAGTAGCCATTTTGAcacaatttttaaattaattaataacaaagaaataaatccagaaataaagtctgaaataaagcgAACAATACATAATAATcatgatatctaaataccatcccagaactggagtcaaaagtgcacgagcttctagaatggtacaaataagggtctgaacaaaataaagatatctgaaagaaaacacacagctaaaataaagtaaacgaggactttagaactgcggacactgtgaagttatacctcaagtctcctctgggtaggtgaaatccgagcaagtctatagtacgccgcttGGATCAACTctgaaatatgcacaagaagtgtagagtgtagtatcagtacaactgacctcatgtactggtaagtgccgagcctaacctcgacgaagtagtgacgaggctaaggcatatcacttacattaacctgtacgcaataatagtaataacaacaataatagaaataaataaggtaactcagtttaacagttgaagccaacttagCAGTcatatccaattattatttcaaccaatttccgttgcggagtgcaacccgatcccacaatatattcatattcaattctgttgtggcgtgaaacccgatcccaatatatctttttaatcaattctgttgcagcgtgcaacccgctcctccaatatattcatttcaatcaattatgttgcggcgtgcaacccgctcctccattatattcattttaatcaattctgttgcggcgtgcaacccgttcctccaatatattcacttcaatcaatt containing:
- the LOC138905989 gene encoding peroxisomal and mitochondrial division factor 2-like, with the protein product MAIEESQTEEEVIWMMAMSDSKIEDETNQLVAIIVTMMSEMDKMSAGNNQLISNLSCVKLDLKELESGKADLEGHVKDLKNQVLELTSKNEKLPDTHGKGKMSDLQDKFEKELKEVKDNLCDVEYRNKVLQENLEKEKYELSK